One Manduca sexta isolate Smith_Timp_Sample1 chromosome 26, JHU_Msex_v1.0, whole genome shotgun sequence genomic region harbors:
- the LOC115451616 gene encoding uncharacterized protein LOC115451616 → MRSSARLQLLTCLMLYASCVQGIMVKFGTKGGPIEPPVPEPTLPPPRPYRAPAPVWEERSNDAPDPNAHWRPQPFKPQPRYTHVIYNAPAPSLPLNNAQRFVNAYIPRHEPVHAKPVQNYFTPAQVLGSQTLPGVGLRYFVPVYVNESPNRVETKKEDSVHNNIESNDVDGGSRDSASDLQWKYEKDASKRNVRNTLEGTPVYQWPAYVPRQH, encoded by the exons ATGAGATCCTCGGCGAGGTTACAG TTGCTGACGTGCCTGATGCTGTACGCGTCGTGCGTGCAGGGCATCATGGTGAAGTTCGGAACTAAAGGCGGGCCCATCGAGCCGCCGGTGCCGGAGCCTACGCTGCCGCCGCCGCGGCCGTACCGCGCTCCTGCACCGGTCTGGGAAGAGAGATCCAATGATGCACCAGACCCTAATGCTCACTG GCGCCCGCAACCATTCAAGCCTCAGCCGCGATACACGCACGTGATCTACAATGCCCCTGCACCTTCCTTGCCTCTGAACAACGCCCAGCGCTTCGTCAACGCTTACATACCCAGACATGAACCGGTACATGCAAAACCCGTGCAGAATTATTTCACGCCCGCACAAGTACTTGGCTCTCAGACATTGCCCGGTGTCGGCCTGCGGTATTTCGTACCTGTATATGTCAATGAATCACCAAACAGGGTTGAGACTAAGAAAGAAGActctgtacataataatattgaaagtaATGACGTCGATGGTGGTAGCAGAGACTCCGCCAGCGATTTGCAATGGAAATACGAGAAAGACGCCTCCAAGAGAAATGTTAGAAACACCCTAGAA